A section of the Pedobacter sp. HDW13 genome encodes:
- a CDS encoding substrate-binding domain-containing protein, whose protein sequence is MISQIFSNNGIIGKARIRFFIGLLVGIICISACREQSRKEAFTIGFSQCVGSDLWRRTMLEEIKMELSLRPETQLIYADANNNSTKQIEQVREMLDKGIDLLIISPNEARPLTGIVEELYSKGIPVIVIDRKTASAQYTAYVGAENYQIGKMAGAYINTLLGGKGNIIEIMGLPGSSPAIERAKGFSDELKKHTGIKIISQLYGNWLASSTASQLEDQKDNLYAADAIFAHNDVMAASAKAFLKKHNIVKNIKIVGVDALPGPGGGLQMISDKKITASVLYPTGGKEAINIALRILNKESFGKENLLQSLVIDSTSVQLMKLQWARISGQQKDIERQQTLLEDQIRVYDSQRLVLNIIVIMLVLTVIFGGLAFFSLLENRKINKSLEQKNDEILSQRNQLVEASARIEAATEEKLNFFTNISHEFRTPLTLILSPLEDLLKQEKTGTRTAKDLGLIKRNVYRLLKLVNELIDYRKIEHQKFKVYPTNNNVTNFLSEIIDSFQYGANKKNIALNLISAEKNFYAWFDINILDKIIFNLLSNALKFTGPNGRITVAVEHLEDTFFITVTDNGQGMTEEELDHVWDQFYQSDTMESKGSGLGLSLSRELIHLHGGSIGVESKKWQGSTFKLILPIGSPPVTAPSFNKLRVDFAEQINIYANAEDTIKQTINETAFDYIKDQSILIIEDNLELLNYLSDKFSANYEVFSASSGNDGLNQAYEKIPDLIISDVIIPGMSGRELAKKLKTDLRTSHIPIILLTAQGSPEQQIEGIQSMADLYMTKPFHFDYLIANVENLIRNRIILKEHYISDISSGATKKAVINALDKKFLNDFAGFVEHHIGNENLSVDDIAQAIGISRIQLYRKVKALLNSSITDYILYRRLKKAKYMLLNEDYSISEISFMVGISSATYFSTLFKNKYGMSPSEFKKKPI, encoded by the coding sequence ATGATTAGCCAAATATTTAGCAACAATGGGATTATAGGTAAAGCACGGATAAGGTTTTTTATTGGTTTGTTAGTTGGCATAATTTGCATTTCTGCTTGTAGAGAACAATCCAGAAAAGAAGCATTTACAATTGGATTTTCTCAATGTGTAGGTTCAGACCTATGGCGGCGCACGATGCTCGAAGAAATTAAAATGGAGCTTTCGCTCCGGCCGGAAACCCAGCTAATATATGCTGATGCCAATAACAATAGTACCAAACAGATCGAGCAGGTACGGGAAATGCTGGATAAGGGCATCGATCTATTGATCATCTCTCCCAACGAAGCACGCCCACTAACTGGAATTGTAGAAGAACTATACAGTAAAGGTATTCCTGTTATCGTTATTGATAGAAAGACAGCCTCTGCCCAATATACGGCTTATGTAGGTGCGGAGAATTATCAGATCGGAAAAATGGCCGGCGCTTATATCAATACGCTCCTTGGCGGCAAAGGGAATATTATTGAAATTATGGGCCTTCCAGGTTCCTCTCCTGCTATTGAAAGAGCAAAAGGCTTTAGTGATGAGCTAAAAAAACATACTGGTATCAAAATCATTTCGCAACTCTACGGGAATTGGCTAGCATCCAGTACTGCATCCCAACTGGAAGACCAAAAAGATAATCTTTATGCCGCTGATGCTATTTTTGCCCATAATGATGTAATGGCGGCGAGTGCAAAAGCCTTCTTAAAAAAACATAATATTGTTAAAAACATCAAAATCGTAGGCGTTGATGCATTACCAGGGCCAGGTGGTGGACTGCAAATGATTAGTGACAAGAAAATTACAGCAAGTGTACTATATCCTACAGGAGGCAAAGAAGCCATAAATATTGCCCTTAGAATACTAAATAAAGAATCATTTGGCAAAGAAAACCTATTACAAAGCCTTGTTATCGATAGTACTTCAGTACAGTTGATGAAACTACAATGGGCACGGATATCAGGACAGCAAAAAGACATTGAACGGCAACAAACACTTTTGGAAGACCAGATACGGGTTTACGACAGCCAGCGGTTGGTGCTTAATATTATTGTTATCATGTTGGTTTTAACAGTTATTTTCGGGGGATTGGCATTTTTTTCATTGCTGGAGAATAGGAAAATAAACAAAAGTCTTGAACAAAAGAATGATGAAATCCTTAGCCAGCGTAATCAGCTTGTTGAAGCATCTGCGCGGATTGAAGCTGCTACTGAAGAGAAACTAAACTTCTTTACCAATATTTCCCATGAATTTAGGACACCGTTGACCTTAATCCTCTCCCCATTAGAAGATCTTTTAAAACAGGAAAAAACGGGAACAAGAACAGCCAAAGACCTGGGATTAATTAAAAGAAATGTTTACCGGCTGCTTAAACTGGTTAATGAGCTTATTGATTACAGAAAAATCGAACACCAGAAATTCAAGGTGTACCCTACAAATAATAACGTTACCAATTTTTTGAGTGAGATTATCGACAGTTTTCAATACGGGGCGAACAAAAAGAACATTGCACTCAACCTAATTTCAGCTGAAAAGAACTTTTATGCCTGGTTTGACATTAATATACTAGATAAAATCATCTTCAACCTTTTAAGTAATGCCCTCAAATTTACAGGGCCTAATGGCAGAATTACCGTAGCAGTGGAGCACTTAGAAGATACCTTTTTTATCACCGTTACCGATAACGGGCAAGGTATGACCGAAGAAGAACTAGATCACGTCTGGGACCAATTTTACCAATCCGATACCATGGAATCCAAAGGATCAGGACTAGGGCTTTCGCTGTCACGTGAACTTATCCACTTGCACGGTGGATCAATAGGTGTGGAGAGTAAAAAATGGCAGGGGAGTACATTCAAGTTGATTTTGCCAATCGGATCTCCGCCTGTTACAGCACCATCATTTAATAAATTGAGAGTGGATTTTGCAGAGCAAATTAATATTTATGCTAACGCTGAGGATACTATAAAGCAAACGATCAATGAAACGGCTTTTGATTATATAAAAGATCAGTCGATATTAATTATTGAAGACAATTTGGAACTTTTGAACTATTTAAGCGATAAATTTTCAGCAAATTACGAAGTATTTTCTGCGTCCTCTGGGAACGATGGCCTAAATCAGGCCTACGAAAAAATTCCTGATCTGATTATCTCCGATGTAATTATCCCTGGGATGTCAGGTAGGGAATTGGCTAAAAAACTCAAAACAGACCTGAGGACCTCACATATTCCTATTATATTGCTAACAGCTCAAGGTAGTCCCGAACAACAGATAGAAGGAATACAAAGCATGGCCGACCTCTATATGACCAAACCTTTCCATTTTGATTATCTCATTGCCAATGTTGAAAATTTAATTAGAAACCGTATTATTCTTAAAGAACATTATATAAGTGATATTAGTTCTGGTGCAACAAAAAAGGCCGTTATAAATGCCTTGGATAAAAAATTCCTGAATGATTTTGCGGGTTTTGTTGAGCATCACATCGGTAATGAAAATCTAAGTGTGGATGACATTGCCCAGGCTATCGGAATATCGAGAATCCAGCTCTACAGGAAGGTTAAAGCTTTATTAAACTCAAGTATAACAGATTATATTCTCTACCGAAGGTTAAAAAAAGCAAAATACATGTTATTGAATGAGGACTATTCTATCTCAGAAATTAGTTTCATGGTTGGTATTTCATCAGCCACCTATTTTTCAACGCTATTTAAAAACAAATATGGCATGAGCCCGAGTGAATTTAAAAAGAAACCTATTTGA
- a CDS encoding catalase, whose product MAKQNLKSKPVAIKQQNVKSDQLETFITAATGQPMTTNHGLSINDDQNSLKVGDRGATLLEDFILREKITHFDHERIPERIVHARGSAAHGVFKVYEDLSAITRAAFLCDPGAETPVFVRFSTVAGSRGSTDLARDVRGFAVKFYTQEGNFDLVGNNMPVFFIQDAIKFPDLIHAVKPEPDNEMPQAASAHDTFWDFISQLPESAHMVMWAMSDRALPRSYRMMEGFGVHTFRLVNARGESNFVKFHWKPLLGVHSVAWDEAQNISGKDPDFHRRDLWDAIEAGAFPEWELGLQIVPEKDEFKFDFDILDPTKLIPEELVPVQRIGKMTLNRNPDNFFAETEQVAFHVGHIVPGIDFTNDPLLQGRLFSYTDTQLIRLGGPNFHEIPINRPVVAVHNNQRDGYMRQTINRGKTSYGPNGIAGNDPQQVKAAEGGFTSYNERIDAKKIRARSRSFFDHFSQARLFFNSQSDPEKNHIIDALSFELGKVKTVAVRERMLAILSQIDKGLAGEVAFALGLHIPEIPLDELNKSIPADGKKADYASMNPKGSLVKSEALSMAGTIRNTIKTRKVAILAAEGVDGESLSKVKDALVAEGAVVHIIAPKLGELISKEDMKITPDESLLTAASVLYDAVYLPGGTNSVATLEAEANAIHFLNEAFKHCKAIAADEQALQVLEATYFYKKLPAEYAKEMVLREGVVVSADTAKLIDLFKKMIALHRFWDREKPRKIPA is encoded by the coding sequence ATGGCAAAACAAAACCTAAAATCAAAACCTGTAGCTATAAAGCAGCAAAATGTTAAGAGCGATCAACTAGAGACCTTTATAACAGCTGCCACAGGTCAGCCCATGACCACAAACCATGGCCTGAGCATAAATGATGATCAGAATTCACTAAAGGTGGGAGATAGGGGCGCAACACTTCTGGAAGATTTTATCCTGCGAGAAAAAATCACTCATTTTGACCACGAGCGAATACCTGAACGGATTGTACATGCCAGGGGATCTGCGGCCCACGGCGTATTCAAAGTATATGAGGATTTATCGGCGATTACACGGGCTGCCTTCCTATGTGATCCAGGAGCTGAAACACCGGTTTTTGTCCGCTTTTCTACTGTTGCTGGATCCAGGGGGTCGACAGATCTGGCGCGTGATGTACGCGGGTTTGCCGTTAAGTTCTATACCCAGGAGGGAAACTTTGACCTGGTTGGTAATAACATGCCCGTATTTTTTATCCAGGATGCCATTAAATTCCCCGACCTGATCCATGCGGTAAAGCCTGAGCCAGATAATGAGATGCCTCAGGCGGCCTCAGCACACGATACTTTTTGGGATTTTATTTCCCAGTTGCCGGAATCGGCGCATATGGTTATGTGGGCGATGAGTGATCGCGCTTTACCCCGCAGTTATCGTATGATGGAGGGTTTTGGGGTACATACATTCCGTTTGGTAAACGCACGTGGGGAGTCTAACTTTGTTAAGTTCCATTGGAAGCCTTTGTTGGGCGTACATTCAGTGGCCTGGGACGAGGCACAAAATATATCCGGCAAGGATCCAGATTTCCATAGAAGGGACCTTTGGGATGCAATTGAAGCCGGTGCATTTCCGGAGTGGGAGCTAGGCTTACAGATCGTGCCGGAAAAGGATGAATTCAAATTTGATTTCGATATCCTTGATCCTACCAAGCTGATCCCGGAGGAACTTGTACCGGTACAGCGCATTGGCAAGATGACCCTGAACAGGAATCCGGATAACTTTTTTGCGGAGACCGAACAGGTGGCTTTTCACGTTGGGCATATTGTTCCTGGAATTGACTTTACCAATGATCCGCTTCTTCAGGGAAGATTATTTTCCTATACCGATACCCAATTAATCCGCTTGGGCGGCCCTAATTTTCATGAGATTCCGATCAATAGACCCGTTGTTGCAGTGCATAATAACCAGCGTGATGGTTATATGCGCCAAACTATCAACAGGGGGAAGACCAGTTATGGTCCTAACGGGATAGCAGGTAATGATCCCCAGCAGGTGAAAGCTGCTGAAGGCGGGTTTACGAGTTACAACGAGCGTATCGATGCCAAAAAGATCAGGGCGAGGAGCAGGAGTTTTTTTGATCATTTTTCCCAGGCACGTTTGTTCTTTAATTCCCAGAGCGACCCAGAGAAAAACCATATCATCGATGCCCTTAGTTTTGAGTTAGGTAAGGTGAAAACTGTAGCAGTGCGTGAGCGGATGCTTGCCATACTTTCCCAGATTGACAAGGGACTTGCAGGTGAGGTCGCTTTTGCACTTGGGCTGCATATTCCCGAAATTCCTTTAGACGAGCTAAATAAAAGTATTCCCGCTGACGGAAAAAAAGCAGATTACGCCTCTATGAATCCTAAAGGAAGCTTGGTCAAATCAGAGGCCCTTAGTATGGCAGGAACGATAAGGAATACCATTAAGACGCGTAAAGTGGCTATACTGGCTGCTGAAGGGGTTGATGGGGAATCGCTAAGCAAAGTGAAAGACGCGCTGGTTGCAGAAGGGGCAGTGGTACATATTATTGCCCCTAAACTAGGTGAGTTGATTTCAAAAGAGGATATGAAGATTACTCCTGATGAGAGTTTGCTTACAGCTGCTTCAGTTTTGTACGATGCAGTTTACCTTCCGGGTGGAACCAATTCGGTAGCCACATTAGAGGCTGAGGCTAATGCGATACATTTTTTGAATGAAGCATTTAAGCATTGTAAAGCTATTGCAGCGGATGAGCAGGCGTTACAGGTGCTTGAAGCCACTTATTTTTATAAGAAATTACCCGCTGAATATGCTAAAGAAATGGTGTTGAGGGAAGGGGTTGTAGTTTCTGCCGATACAGCAAAGTTGATTGACTTATTTAAGAAGATGATTGCGCTTCACAGGTTCTGGGATCGGGAAAAACCAAGAAAAATTCCAGCCTAG
- a CDS encoding ferritin-like domain-containing protein, which yields MTKNETGSSPKFAAQTSVQQSPALKELFKDSISDLYWAENHLVKALPKMMSVATSAGLKKAIESHLKETQVHVSRLEQIFELLGEKAIAKKCDAMEGLSKEAEGIVEETPAGTATRDVGIILACQKVEHYEIASYGGLHQLALTLGLEEVAEILEQTLEEEKKADQKLTEVAEKDINYKASQEA from the coding sequence ATGACGAAAAATGAAACTGGCAGCAGTCCAAAATTTGCTGCCCAAACTTCAGTGCAGCAGTCGCCCGCACTTAAAGAGTTATTCAAGGATTCCATCTCAGATTTGTATTGGGCAGAAAACCATTTGGTGAAAGCCTTGCCTAAAATGATGTCCGTTGCAACTTCCGCTGGGTTAAAAAAGGCAATTGAATCACACTTGAAGGAAACCCAGGTACATGTGTCCAGACTTGAGCAGATCTTTGAGCTGTTGGGAGAGAAGGCGATAGCGAAAAAGTGTGATGCGATGGAAGGGCTTAGCAAAGAGGCGGAGGGGATTGTAGAAGAAACGCCGGCAGGAACGGCAACAAGGGATGTAGGCATCATCCTGGCCTGCCAGAAGGTGGAGCATTACGAGATAGCAAGTTACGGTGGGCTGCATCAATTGGCTCTTACACTCGGTCTAGAGGAGGTTGCGGAAATTTTAGAGCAGACGCTGGAAGAGGAGAAAAAAGCAGATCAAAAACTTACCGAAGTGGCAGAAAAGGATATTAACTACAAAGCGTCCCAGGAGGCTTAA
- a CDS encoding ankyrin repeat domain-containing protein encodes MENIDLITIPAARKGELEVLKELIKRGADLEHRDEKGYTPLIIACYNNQFEAAKLLIEGGAKIDAADYGGNTALMGVAFKGYVDIARLLIDNGASVDIKHGNGGTALMFAAMFGRNEVLSLLIENGADLTLADLRGQTALDYAALQGNEIGGKILTATNGALIR; translated from the coding sequence ATGGAAAACATCGACTTAATTACCATCCCTGCTGCCCGTAAGGGTGAGCTTGAAGTATTAAAAGAACTGATCAAACGAGGTGCTGACCTGGAACATCGCGATGAGAAAGGCTATACACCATTGATTATTGCCTGCTACAACAATCAGTTTGAGGCTGCCAAATTACTCATTGAAGGGGGAGCTAAAATTGATGCGGCAGATTATGGCGGAAATACTGCCCTTATGGGAGTGGCTTTTAAGGGATATGTAGATATTGCCAGGCTTCTTATCGACAATGGTGCATCTGTTGATATTAAACACGGAAATGGTGGCACCGCGCTGATGTTTGCAGCCATGTTCGGAAGAAACGAAGTACTATCTTTACTTATAGAGAATGGAGCAGATTTAACATTGGCTGACTTGCGTGGCCAAACTGCTTTGGACTATGCAGCCCTGCAAGGGAATGAAATAGGTGGAAAAATACTTACGGCGACTAACGGTGCGCTAATCCGCTAA